Genomic window (Kosakonia sp. BYX6):
GGTACATTAACGCTGGATCCGGCTTCCAGCGCTGGATGTCATAGCCGCTAAACAGTTTGTCTGGAAAGTGGTGTAACATCCCAAGTTTGCCCAAAGAATGCTGCATTTTGCTGACCGGACCATTCGAAACGACACACATTGGCACGCTTACTGCTTCCAGTAATTCATTCGCACCAGCAATGACTTCCAGCTCGCTATCAAACAGACGCGCGACTTCCGCACGGTAAATCGGTTCCAGCGTCTCTTTTTGCAGATTTTTGCTGTACTCCTCGCCGATAACATCGATGATTTCGTACAGTTTCATGCCCTTAAAGCGCTTGAATACCTCTTCCAAATCCAGCGTGATGCCAAATTCCGCAAACATATGCACGTAAGCG
Coding sequences:
- the yieH gene encoding 6-phosphogluconate phosphatase translates to MSHIEAVFFDCDGTLVDSEVICSRAYVHMFAEFGITLDLEEVFKRFKGMKLYEIIDVIGEEYSKNLQKETLEPIYRAEVARLFDSELEVIAGANELLEAVSVPMCVVSNGPVSKMQHSLGKLGMLHHFPDKLFSGYDIQRWKPDPALMYHAAQVLNVSPAKCILVDDSTAGAQSGIAAGMEVFYFCADPHNVPIDHPKVTMFTDLAQLPELWRARGWSVTR